From the genome of Nicotiana sylvestris chromosome 2, ASM39365v2, whole genome shotgun sequence, one region includes:
- the LOC104230133 gene encoding CBL-interacting protein kinase 2-like — MANKGSILMERYEMGRLLGQGTFAKVYYARSVRNGESVAIKVIDKEKVLRVGLVDQIKREISVMRLVRHPNIVHLYEVMATKTKIYFVMEYAKGGELFNKVAKGRLKEDVARKYFQQLINAVDFCHSRGVYHRDLKPENLLLDDDENLKISDFGLSAFVESKRQDKLLHTMCGTPAYVAPEVINRKGYDGAKADIWSCGVVLFVLLAGYLPFQDSNLMEMYRKIGKAEFRCPSWFPAEARRLLSKMLDPNPSTRISLAKISGSTWFRRAISISSKSSVVDEVSMDLASVNTEEKQEVARIPNLNAFDIISLYAKFDLSKLFEEPCLKKEAKFTSWKPASVIISKLEDTAKHLKLKVRKRDAGLLRFEGTREGRKGILAINAEIFEVIEAFHLVEVKKSDGDTLEYQKILNEGLRPGLQDIVWTWQEEKQPQQSEDQLDEQPNDQLQQQKQQQLHLQQHLIQQEQLP; from the coding sequence ATGGCAAATAAAGGAAGCATTCTGATGGAGCGATATGAAATGGGGAGATTGTTAGGTCAAGGTACATTTGCTAAGGTTTACTATGCTAGGAGTGTCAGAAATGGGGAGAGTGTTGCCATCAAAGTTATTGACAAGGAAAAAGTTCTAAGGGTTGGACTCGTGGATCAGATCAAACGGGAAATATCCGTTATGAGATTAGTCAGACATCCTAATATCGTGCACCTTTACGAAGTCATGGCCACGAAAACAAAGATTTATTTCGTGATGGAGTATGCTAAAGGAGGTGAACTCTTTAACAAGGTGGCGAAAGGACGGTTAAAAGAGGACGTCGCACGAAAATATTTTCAACAGTTGATAAATGCTGTAGATTTTTGCCATAGCAGGGGTGTCTATCACCGGGATTTGAAACCTGAAAACTTACTGTTAGACGATgatgaaaatttaaaaatttcaGATTTTGGTTTAAGTGCTTTTGTCGAGTCAAAGCGTCAAGACAAACTCCTACACACTATGTGCGGGACTCCAGCCTATGTTGCTCCGGAGGTGATCAATAGAAAAGGCTACGATGGTGCGAAAGCTGATATTTGGTCATGTGGGGTTGTCCTATTCGTTTTGTTGGCTGGTTATCTTCCATTTCAGGACTCAAATTTAATGGAAATGTATAGGAAGATTGGCAAAGCTGAATTCAGATGTCCAAGTTGGTTTCCAGCAGAAGCCCGGCGGCTACTTTCGAAAATGTTGGATCCTAATCCAAGCACAAGAATTTCTCTTGCAAAAATTAGTGGGAGTACCTGGTTCAGGAGGGCAATTTCTATTTCCTCTAAATCTTCCGTAGTAGACGAAGTAAGCATGGATTTAGCTTCAGTAAATACAGAGGAAAAGCAAGAGGTGGCTAGGATTCCAAACTTGAACGCATTTGATATCATTTCCCTTTACGCTAAGTTTGATTTGTCCAAATTATTTGAGGAGCCTTGTTTAAAGAAAGAAGCTAAATTCACATCCTGGAAACCTGCGTCGGTCATCATATCCAAGCTGGAAGATACCGCTAAACACCTTAAGCTGAAAGTTAGAAAACGGGATGCAGGATTACTGAGATTTGAAGGTACAAGGGAAGGAAGAAAAGGGATTTTAGCCATCAACGCGGAGATCTTTGAGGTCATTGAGGCTTTTCATTTGGTGGAAGTGAAAAAATCAGATGGTGATACATTGGAATATCAGAAAATATTGAATGAAGGCCTAAGACCAGGTCTTCAGGATATTGTTTGGACTTGGCAAGAAGAAAAACAACCTCAGCAATCAGAAGATCAACTCGACGAGCAGCCGAATGATCAACTTCAGCAGCAAAAGCAACAACAACTGCACCTCCAACAACATCTAATTCAGCAAGAGCAATTACCTTGA
- the LOC104230134 gene encoding CBL-interacting serine/threonine-protein kinase 11-like, which yields MAFASSETTLFGKYELGKLLGCGAFAKVYHARDIKDGRSVAIKIINKTRINTNPALKSNIKREISIMRRLRHPHIVKLDEVLATKTKIYFVMEFVKGGELFAKIAKDGKFSEEKSRKIFQQLISAVRYCHSRGVYHRDLKPENLLIDENGDLKVSDFGLSALTEQVQQDGLLHTLCGTPSYVAPDILTKKGYDGAKVDIWTCGIILFVLNAGYLPFHDSNLMGMYQKICNGQFKCPKWMSSDLKRFLSRLLDTNPITRITIEEIIKDPWFKKGLKRVKFCEEDGQPQKHIQNLNLTSPSSSDEPSKEIEEVKEGEDKSSYLNAFDIISFSLGLNLSGLLNDECNPLEDSERLIVEESDETVIERVEEMAKTENIRLKKKKEWVMEMKKGKLIMNVEIYRVTDGFVVVEVRRKVGEIDMYKELWKNKIKPIILGQEPAEVLA from the exons ATGGCCTTTGCCTCTTCAGAAACCACCCTATTCGGCAAATACGAGTTAGGAAAACTCCTCGGATGTGGCGCATTCGCCAAAGTGTACCACGCTAGGGACATCAAAGATGGCCGAAGCGTGGCAATTAAAATCATCAACAAGACAAGAATTAACACCAATCCCGCGCTGAAGTCCAATATCAAGCGCGAGATCTCAATCATGCGGCGTCTACGACACCCGCACATTGTCAAACTCGATGAAGTATTGGCGACCAAGACGAAGATCTACTTCGTCATGGAATTCGTCAAGGGCGGCGAATTGTTCGCGAAAATCGCCAAGGATGGAAAATTCAGCGAGGAAAAAAGTCGGAAAATTTTCCAGCAACTCATCTCCGCCGTCCGTTACTGTCATTCACGCGGCGTCTACCACCGTGATTTGAAACCTGAAAACTTATTGATTGATGAAAATGGCGATTTGAAAGTGTCCGATTTTGGACTCAGTGCGTTAACGGAACAAGTTCAACAAGACGGGTTGTTACACACGCTTTGTGGGACCCCTTCTTACGTGGCACCAGATATTCTAACAAAGAAAGGATATGATGGAGCTAAG GTAGACATATGGACATGTGGAATCATCTTGTTTGTATTGAATGCTGGATATTTGCCATTCCATGATTCAAATCTCATGGGGATGTACcaaaaaatatgcaatggacAATTCAAGTGTCCTAAATGGATGTCATCTGATTTAAAACGATTTTTATCTCGACTTCTTGATACAAATCCTATAACAAGAATAACAATCGAAGAAATCATCAAAGATCCTTGGTTCAAGAAGGGCTTGAAACGCGTTAAATTTTGCGAGGAAGATGGTCAGCCTCAGAAACATATTCAGAATTTAAATTTAACGAGTCCATCCAGCTCTGATGAGCCTAGCAAGGAAATAGAAGAGGTTAAGGAGGGAGAAGACAAGAGTTCTTATTTGaatgcttttgatattatctcatTCTCTTTAGGATTAAACCTCTCAGGATTGTTAAACGATGAATGCAATCCGTTGGAGGATTCAGAACGGTTAATCGTGGAAGAGTCGGATGAGACGGTAATAGAGAGAGTGGAGGAGATGGCGAAGACGGAGAATATCAggttgaagaagaaaaaagaatggGTGATGGAGATGAAAAAAGGTAAATTGATCATGAACGTGGAAATTTACAGAGTGACGGATGGTTTTGTAGTTGTGGAGGTTCGAAGAAAAGTTGGAGAAATTGATATGTATAAAGAGCTATGGAAGAATAAAATTAAGCCAATAATTCTAGGCCAAGAACCAGCAGAGGTTTTGGCTTAA